In the genome of Croceimicrobium hydrocarbonivorans, one region contains:
- a CDS encoding FixH family protein, whose amino-acid sequence MKFNWGTGLVIVLALFILGMGTAVYKATQARHDLVTTEYYQEELAYQGTIDGKRNARELSGHCQLKVEDQKLILHFPEDLKDQSANLQVLMYFPTDAKKDFELKEENWKVGSYEVPGSKLGAGKWIAKIRLESGDKMYYFEPEIVL is encoded by the coding sequence ATGAAATTTAATTGGGGAACAGGGCTGGTAATAGTCCTGGCACTTTTTATTCTAGGTATGGGAACCGCTGTTTATAAAGCTACTCAAGCCCGCCATGATTTAGTGACTACAGAATACTATCAAGAGGAATTAGCCTACCAAGGCACCATTGATGGCAAGCGAAATGCTCGAGAGCTCAGTGGCCATTGTCAGCTTAAGGTTGAGGATCAAAAACTGATACTGCACTTTCCGGAGGACCTAAAAGATCAAAGCGCTAATCTGCAGGTATTAATGTACTTCCCTACCGACGCTAAAAAGGACTTTGAACTTAAGGAGGAAAACTGGAAGGTCGGATCTTATGAAGTTCCCGGCTCCAAATTAGGGGCTGGTAAATGGATTGCTAAAATTCGTTTAGAGAGCGGAGACAAAATGTATTACTTCGAGCCCGAAATTGTACTCTGA
- a CDS encoding sulfite exporter TauE/SafE family protein, which produces MYGVAFTFGLLSSLHCLAMCGPLQAVVMGQWLQSKHQANWISYHAGRLGTYMLLAIIASLLGSGLGIPDMQGSFTILAGLILLLGYFGFKALKWDRKTLQLIGPILSKLQSKVRGKKHPLWYLISGSLNGLLPCGMVYAALVPALGLSSWTEAILYMGAFGLGTLPLLLSFNLFSNALLLRFGPYLNRLIPLSIVLISALLILRGMELDIPYLSPEMPVPGASTESCG; this is translated from the coding sequence ATGTACGGGGTAGCCTTTACATTCGGGCTGCTTTCTTCTTTGCATTGTTTGGCCATGTGCGGCCCTTTGCAAGCGGTAGTTATGGGTCAATGGCTGCAGAGTAAACATCAAGCCAACTGGATTAGCTACCACGCTGGGCGCTTAGGCACCTATATGCTTTTGGCTATAATCGCCTCCTTATTGGGCTCTGGCCTAGGCATACCTGATATGCAAGGTAGTTTCACCATCCTCGCGGGCCTTATTCTTTTACTGGGTTATTTTGGCTTTAAAGCCCTGAAATGGGATCGTAAAACCTTGCAGCTTATTGGCCCCATTTTATCCAAACTACAAAGCAAAGTTCGAGGCAAAAAGCATCCGCTTTGGTATCTCATCAGCGGAAGCTTAAACGGCCTTTTACCTTGCGGAATGGTCTACGCTGCTTTGGTTCCTGCCTTGGGTCTGAGCTCCTGGACAGAGGCCATTCTTTATATGGGTGCTTTTGGATTGGGAACTTTACCGCTCCTCTTAAGCTTTAACCTCTTTTCGAATGCCCTATTACTTCGCTTTGGACCCTATCTCAATCGACTGATTCCCTTGAGCATCGTGCTCATTTCGGCCCTGCTTATATTAAGAGGAATGGAATTGGACATCCCCTATTTATCTCCTGAAATGCCAGTGCCGGGAGCTTCCACCGAAAGTTGTGGCTAA
- the hemN gene encoding oxygen-independent coproporphyrinogen III oxidase, whose amino-acid sequence MDYRLVEKYNVAVPRYTSYPAVPLWDSTDLNPERWMNQVVEAFEKDREISLYIHLPYCESLCTYCGCNKHITKNHLVEQPYVQAVLKEWRMYTSRFPEKAILREIHLGGGTPTFFSPENLRVLIEGILAEAEVADFHSFSFEAHPFSTSDEHLETLFNLGFNRLSLGIQDFDPKILSLINRFQTAEQVEHIVSKAREIGYESINFDLIYGLPQQTEGNIRTNLKWVESLKPDRIAFYSYAHVPGVAPSQRAYDESDLPLGEAKWNLYRLGADGFLKMGYQEIGMDHFALPQDDLAKSARAHKLHRNFMGYTPHHTHLALALGASSISDVWSAFAQNEKKLKDYLHRVNTEDYPPLIKTHYHSDEDLKTRAKLLNLICHFEGEWLDERDYFDDFLKSRFRLLEEDGLLKVFPYQVKVTRKGRAFIRNVCSVLDRKLSAGELQKPTFSKAV is encoded by the coding sequence ATGGATTACCGACTGGTAGAGAAATACAATGTGGCCGTTCCTAGATATACTTCCTATCCGGCTGTTCCCTTGTGGGATAGTACGGATTTGAATCCGGAGCGTTGGATGAATCAGGTAGTGGAGGCCTTTGAAAAGGATCGTGAAATAAGCTTGTATATCCATTTACCCTATTGCGAAAGTTTGTGTACTTACTGCGGTTGCAATAAACACATTACCAAAAATCATTTGGTGGAGCAGCCCTATGTGCAAGCTGTTTTAAAAGAATGGCGCATGTATACCAGTCGTTTCCCGGAGAAAGCTATTCTTCGCGAAATTCATTTGGGTGGGGGAACACCAACTTTCTTCAGTCCCGAAAATCTTCGAGTTTTAATTGAGGGCATTTTAGCTGAAGCCGAGGTGGCTGATTTTCATTCATTCAGCTTCGAGGCCCATCCTTTTAGTACCAGTGATGAGCATTTGGAAACCTTATTCAATTTAGGATTCAATCGTCTAAGCTTAGGAATCCAGGATTTTGATCCTAAGATCCTCAGTTTGATTAATCGCTTTCAAACAGCAGAGCAAGTAGAACATATTGTAAGCAAGGCGCGAGAGATTGGCTATGAGTCGATTAACTTCGATTTGATTTATGGTTTGCCGCAGCAAACCGAAGGCAATATCCGGACTAATCTAAAATGGGTAGAGTCCTTAAAGCCCGATCGCATTGCCTTTTACAGTTATGCTCATGTGCCAGGAGTAGCACCCAGTCAAAGAGCTTATGATGAAAGCGATTTGCCTCTGGGCGAAGCAAAATGGAATCTCTATCGCTTAGGAGCAGATGGTTTCTTGAAAATGGGATATCAGGAAATAGGGATGGACCACTTCGCCCTGCCTCAAGATGATTTAGCCAAGTCGGCCCGTGCTCATAAATTACATCGCAACTTTATGGGTTATACCCCGCATCATACCCATCTGGCTTTAGCTTTAGGAGCCAGTTCCATCAGCGATGTATGGTCGGCATTTGCCCAGAATGAAAAGAAATTGAAGGATTATCTCCATCGGGTGAATACCGAAGATTATCCTCCTTTAATCAAGACCCATTACCATTCGGATGAGGATCTGAAAACTCGCGCTAAGCTCCTCAATTTGATTTGTCATTTTGAAGGAGAATGGCTGGATGAGCGCGACTATTTTGATGATTTCTTGAAGTCGCGATTTAGATTATTGGAAGAAGATGGCTTGCTTAAGGTATTCCCCTATCAAGTGAAAGTAACACGCAAGGGCCGGGCTTTTATTCGCAATGTATGTTCGGTGCTCGACCGTAAGCTAAGTGCCGGCGAATTGCAAAAACCCACCTTTAGTAAGGCGGTATAA
- the hemJ gene encoding protoporphyrinogen oxidase HemJ — translation MNWYFFFKALHIIGFVSWFAGLFYLVRLFVYHREAWEMDPELPEGPILRKQYHVMESRLYRIIQSPALILTLIGGIGMLSINPAWLNMPWMHLKLSLVFFLIIYHFSCARHIKSLRENSKGLSSFGYRLYNEVPTLILIAVVMLAVWKNLSGLWIGLATLLILGLLFFIAAKLYKRKREKN, via the coding sequence ATGAATTGGTACTTCTTTTTTAAAGCCCTCCATATAATTGGATTCGTAAGTTGGTTCGCGGGACTTTTTTACTTAGTTCGTCTTTTTGTATACCACCGCGAAGCCTGGGAAATGGATCCAGAATTGCCTGAGGGCCCTATCCTGCGCAAGCAATATCATGTAATGGAAAGCCGCCTTTACCGGATCATTCAAAGTCCGGCCTTAATTCTAACTCTGATTGGCGGGATAGGTATGCTTAGTATAAATCCGGCTTGGTTGAATATGCCTTGGATGCATCTTAAATTAAGTCTGGTTTTCTTCCTTATTATTTACCATTTCTCCTGTGCGCGACACATTAAAAGCTTAAGAGAAAACAGCAAAGGATTGAGCAGTTTTGGCTATCGTCTTTACAATGAAGTTCCTACCTTGATTTTAATCGCGGTGGTGATGCTGGCCGTTTGGAAAAACCTCTCTGGACTATGGATTGGCTTAGCCACTTTATTGATACTTGGCCTACTATTTTTCATCGCGGCCAAACTCTATAAAAGGAAGCGCGAAAAAAACTGA
- a CDS encoding cyclase family protein — protein sequence MIIELARGERKYSVDLSKGIDCSSTLGDPKREPAAWYVDPVSIQPVRMGDWIGSVAEGGSVNFFEVKLNPHGNGTHTECYGHIDQQQQKVGDLMEEHHGWLYFQRLPMHEEAGDLILKLEDLKVPKEGLPAFVALAADGLAFPKNFSNTNPPYFEAKLCQFLAEAGVSHLLTNLPSVDREEDGGALAAHRAFWQYPDAIRKQATITELAYFPDELIEGMYFVNLQVAPLHNDAAPSRPVFYPVKEK from the coding sequence ATGATTATAGAGCTGGCTCGCGGGGAGCGGAAATATTCAGTAGACCTAAGTAAGGGGATTGATTGCAGCAGCACATTGGGAGATCCAAAACGGGAGCCGGCAGCCTGGTATGTTGATCCGGTGTCTATTCAGCCCGTTCGTATGGGTGATTGGATTGGCTCAGTGGCCGAAGGTGGCAGTGTAAACTTCTTTGAAGTGAAGCTCAATCCACATGGTAATGGAACCCACACGGAATGCTATGGACATATTGATCAGCAGCAACAAAAGGTAGGTGATTTGATGGAAGAGCATCACGGCTGGCTCTATTTTCAGCGCTTACCGATGCACGAGGAAGCTGGAGATTTGATATTGAAGTTGGAGGATCTTAAAGTTCCTAAAGAAGGTTTGCCAGCTTTTGTAGCTCTGGCGGCCGATGGATTAGCCTTTCCTAAGAATTTCAGCAATACGAATCCTCCCTATTTTGAGGCGAAGCTATGTCAGTTTTTAGCTGAAGCCGGGGTAAGTCATTTGCTTACTAATTTACCTTCGGTCGATCGGGAGGAGGATGGGGGTGCCTTGGCGGCGCACCGTGCATTTTGGCAATATCCGGATGCGATTCGAAAGCAGGCTACGATCACGGAATTGGCTTATTTTCCAGATGAATTAATTGAGGGGATGTACTTTGTTAACCTTCAGGTAGCACCGCTGCATAATGATGCAGCGCCTTCCAGGCCGGTATTCTATCCGGTGAAAGAGAAGTAG
- the hemW gene encoding radical SAM family heme chaperone HemW: MAGIYLHIPFCRQACVYCDFHFSTLHTDKDTMVQALIKEAARRRDYLGTRELKSIYFGGGTPSLLDPAQIQAILDALRKDFEWTASAEICLEANPDDLNEDYIKALAQTEVNRLSIGLQSFKEEDLRLMNRAHSAEESRKCLELARQYGFDNLTVDLIYGIPNQTDEDWLWQLEQIKAYKVPHFSSYALTVEPKTVLAHWVKQGKVEVDESAAARHFKILQDFAQAEGYEQYELSNFCRPGHQAVHNSSYWQGASYLGLGPSAHSYNGRARHWNVANNKLYLKAIHTEDWKPEEEVLSIEDRFNEFVMIRMRLKAGISIKELANWPEYLQDHFWKEANKLIEGGRLQKTEERIFIPGEQRFFSDGLASDLFYLKED, from the coding sequence ATGGCTGGTATTTACTTGCATATACCCTTTTGTCGCCAGGCTTGTGTGTATTGCGATTTTCATTTCAGTACCCTCCATACCGATAAAGATACCATGGTGCAGGCCTTAATAAAAGAGGCGGCTCGAAGGCGGGATTATCTAGGAACTCGAGAGCTTAAAAGCATCTATTTCGGAGGAGGGACCCCAAGTTTATTGGATCCTGCCCAGATTCAAGCGATCCTTGATGCCTTGCGAAAGGACTTTGAATGGACCGCATCGGCTGAAATTTGTTTGGAGGCTAATCCGGATGATTTAAATGAAGACTACATTAAGGCCTTGGCTCAAACGGAGGTGAATCGATTGTCTATCGGTTTGCAAAGCTTTAAGGAGGAGGATTTACGTTTAATGAATCGCGCTCATTCGGCAGAGGAATCTCGAAAATGCCTGGAGTTGGCCAGACAATATGGTTTTGATAATCTTACCGTGGATTTGATCTATGGGATTCCCAATCAGACTGATGAAGATTGGCTTTGGCAATTGGAGCAAATTAAGGCTTATAAGGTGCCGCATTTTTCGAGCTATGCCTTAACCGTCGAGCCTAAAACCGTTTTGGCGCATTGGGTAAAGCAAGGCAAAGTGGAGGTGGATGAATCGGCTGCCGCTCGACATTTTAAAATTTTGCAAGACTTTGCTCAGGCGGAAGGCTATGAGCAGTATGAGCTATCCAATTTTTGTCGACCAGGGCATCAAGCGGTGCACAATAGTTCTTATTGGCAAGGAGCATCTTATTTAGGCTTGGGTCCCAGTGCCCACTCCTATAATGGAAGGGCCAGACATTGGAATGTGGCCAATAATAAGCTTTACCTAAAGGCTATTCATACGGAGGATTGGAAACCGGAAGAGGAAGTGCTTTCCATTGAGGATCGCTTTAATGAATTTGTAATGATTCGAATGCGATTGAAGGCGGGCATTTCAATCAAGGAATTGGCAAATTGGCCGGAATACTTGCAGGATCATTTTTGGAAGGAGGCCAATAAACTAATTGAGGGAGGTCGACTGCAAAAGACAGAAGAACGCATATTTATTCCCGGAGAGCAGCGCTTTTTTAGCGATGGCTTAGCTTCGGATTTATTTTATCTAAAAGAAGATTAA
- a CDS encoding sensor histidine kinase yields the protein MDFYGRKNLWKFLLFVFAILIGLVTLFYTESFLKELRNEEVKKVNQWASAMSSALRAEKNADMLLVSQIINSNTTIPVIITNGTDSIVHSANLNSPRANDPDYLKKRLEQMRENGLFIEDYYVPNKKIVVYYESSNLLTKLRYYPIALLGVISLFILVAYFAFSGARKAEQDQVWNGLAKETAHQIGTPLSSLMGWLELMKLQEVDPNMVKEMEKDVKRLETITNRFSKIGSQPALRKTDMLLSTRQAVEYLRTRSPKKIEVECHVPFEPIYSEVNLPLFEWVIENLIRNAIDAIEGEGRIDVYLSSTDTKVQIDVVDTGKGIPPQKVNSVFRPGYSTKKRGWGLGLSLARRIIEDYHKGKIFVAESVLEGGTTFRILLPKVPA from the coding sequence ATGGATTTTTACGGACGCAAGAACCTTTGGAAGTTTTTACTTTTCGTCTTTGCCATTCTAATTGGACTGGTAACTCTTTTCTATACCGAAAGCTTTCTGAAGGAGCTCCGTAATGAAGAGGTGAAGAAGGTGAATCAGTGGGCCAGTGCCATGAGTTCGGCGCTGAGGGCAGAGAAGAATGCCGATATGTTGCTGGTCTCGCAGATCATCAACTCCAACACTACTATTCCGGTAATCATTACCAATGGCACGGATTCGATTGTGCACTCCGCCAATTTGAATTCGCCCCGCGCCAATGACCCAGACTATCTGAAGAAGCGCCTGGAGCAAATGCGGGAGAATGGTCTCTTTATCGAAGACTATTATGTTCCCAATAAGAAGATTGTAGTCTATTATGAAAGCTCCAACTTGCTTACCAAACTGCGCTATTATCCCATTGCCCTTTTAGGGGTGATCAGCCTATTTATATTAGTGGCCTATTTTGCCTTTAGTGGGGCTCGTAAGGCAGAGCAAGATCAGGTTTGGAACGGTTTGGCTAAGGAAACCGCGCATCAGATTGGAACGCCTTTAAGCTCTTTGATGGGCTGGTTGGAATTGATGAAATTGCAGGAAGTAGATCCGAATATGGTTAAGGAAATGGAGAAGGATGTGAAGCGTCTGGAGACCATAACTAATCGCTTTTCCAAGATTGGATCTCAGCCGGCCTTGCGTAAAACGGATATGCTGCTTAGCACTCGTCAAGCAGTGGAGTATTTGCGAACACGCAGCCCTAAAAAGATTGAGGTAGAATGCCATGTTCCATTTGAACCGATATACTCGGAAGTGAATTTACCCCTTTTCGAATGGGTGATTGAAAACTTAATTCGCAATGCGATTGATGCCATTGAAGGTGAAGGGCGCATTGATGTTTATCTAAGTTCTACCGATACCAAAGTACAAATTGATGTGGTGGATACCGGTAAAGGCATTCCGCCTCAAAAGGTGAATTCTGTATTTCGCCCTGGCTACTCAACCAAAAAAAGAGGCTGGGGATTGGGCTTAAGTTTAGCACGTCGAATCATTGAAGATTACCATAAAGGCAAAATCTTCGTAGCGGAATCGGTCTTAGAAGGCGGTACCACCTTCCGAATTCTTCTGCCAAAGGTTCCTGCTTAA
- a CDS encoding OmpA family protein: MKKLALFAILAFMASSCVSSKVYKDLQAKFADLEAENSTLRKGRDGAQAAEEVAQSRIKNLESELATLRQKSSETKQELENLNNRYQDLNRSYEYLLENNNELLASNQAENKKLVAKLNKLQAELSAKEDSLRLENDRLQKLDANLQKLGQEIQVREARISELESAMARKDSTVEMVRQRLRDALRNFDGKGLTVEERDGKVYVSLENRLLFPSASWTVEAEGRKALEELAVVLAENPDLQVMVEGHTDADAFNGRTAVKDNWDLSVMRATSIVKILVANEGVNKANITAAGRSEYVPVASNDTPEGKAKNRRTEIIITPNLSELNQLLEMN; the protein is encoded by the coding sequence ATGAAAAAGCTTGCCCTATTTGCTATTCTGGCCTTTATGGCCTCATCTTGCGTGAGTAGTAAGGTGTATAAAGATCTACAAGCCAAATTTGCTGATCTGGAGGCAGAAAACTCTACCCTTCGCAAGGGGCGTGACGGAGCGCAGGCAGCGGAAGAAGTGGCGCAATCGCGAATCAAAAACCTGGAATCAGAACTGGCTACTCTGCGTCAAAAAAGCTCTGAGACCAAGCAAGAGCTAGAGAATCTTAACAATCGTTATCAGGATTTAAATCGTTCCTACGAATACTTATTGGAGAATAATAATGAGTTATTAGCCTCCAATCAGGCGGAGAATAAAAAGCTCGTGGCTAAATTGAATAAGCTTCAAGCTGAATTATCAGCCAAGGAAGATTCCCTGCGCTTGGAGAATGATCGCCTGCAAAAGCTGGATGCCAATTTGCAGAAATTAGGACAGGAAATTCAGGTGCGTGAAGCACGTATCAGCGAATTAGAATCTGCGATGGCCCGTAAGGATAGTACTGTGGAAATGGTACGTCAGCGCTTACGTGATGCCCTGCGTAATTTCGATGGTAAGGGTCTTACTGTGGAAGAGCGCGATGGTAAGGTATATGTATCTTTAGAGAACCGCTTATTATTCCCATCCGCTAGTTGGACGGTGGAAGCAGAAGGTCGTAAGGCCCTCGAAGAACTAGCAGTAGTTTTGGCGGAGAACCCAGATTTGCAAGTTATGGTGGAAGGTCATACCGATGCCGATGCTTTTAATGGTCGTACCGCTGTTAAAGACAATTGGGATCTAAGTGTGATGCGCGCCACCAGCATTGTGAAGATTTTGGTAGCTAATGAGGGCGTGAACAAAGCCAATATCACCGCAGCCGGAAGAAGCGAATACGTTCCGGTGGCCAGCAATGATACTCCCGAGGGAAAGGCGAAAAACCGTCGTACCGAAATTATCATTACGCCCAATCTTAGCGAGCTTAATCAGCTTCTGGAAATGAACTAA
- a CDS encoding Ig-like domain-containing protein: MRTNSNIRTLTSLLLLIAVFVFFEASISSCASKSSPSGGDKDTLAPRLDTAFPPNQTLFFKADKIILEFDEYLNLKSPQQNININPLLKEDLEIIARGKKVEILLKDTLRPNTTYIISFGKSLADLNEGNENTKFKYVFSTGSYIDSLHLSGTLRKAYSNEPLSNHLVGLYDVKKAEDRDSFLLKERPDYYTFTDETGSFGMSYLGEGDYLMVAFEEKGGTFKLLRRDSPLAFHSDTIRLRPDSLYLYDLVLFEPEPDFRFLNAKQKNSSKIQFAFNKEASNFKVEPLGRAADSSFFLWNKDKDTLNYYFSFKADSLQFKLNYDSLFVDSIYTIRLREMKEPELSINTAIKQLRPWDSLPFRSSMLLKGWNPDSIYKINDKDTLNVSLLPDSTDPFLWYLPPPHPRSFKLRFKPGAFYSEKLQLEDSVDFKVDILKGEDLGTLTFKVVADSAKAMILQIVEENDRILLEQSFRDSTSVLLKNTFPRKLKAFIIIDEDGNGEYTTGDFYQGRQAEKRVPYREELEIRANWELELEWRYRAKQAINKEPLLKSDSTAVGQ; encoded by the coding sequence ATGCGAACTAATTCGAATATTCGAACTTTAACTTCTCTGCTCCTATTAATTGCAGTATTTGTTTTTTTTGAAGCCAGTATTAGTTCCTGTGCCAGTAAGTCCAGTCCCAGTGGTGGCGACAAGGATACGCTGGCGCCCCGTTTGGATACGGCTTTCCCTCCCAATCAGACTCTCTTTTTTAAAGCGGATAAAATCATTTTAGAGTTTGATGAGTATCTGAATTTAAAAAGTCCTCAACAGAATATTAATATCAATCCACTTCTTAAAGAAGACCTGGAAATTATTGCCAGAGGTAAGAAGGTGGAGATTTTGTTAAAGGATACTTTACGTCCCAATACCACTTATATAATCTCTTTTGGCAAAAGTTTGGCCGACCTTAATGAGGGTAATGAGAACACAAAGTTTAAGTACGTTTTTTCTACCGGAAGCTATATAGATAGCCTGCATCTTTCCGGAACCCTGCGCAAGGCCTATTCCAATGAGCCGCTCAGCAACCATTTAGTGGGTCTTTATGATGTGAAGAAGGCGGAAGATCGCGATTCATTTCTGCTAAAGGAGCGTCCGGACTATTATACCTTCACCGATGAAACTGGTTCCTTTGGTATGTCCTATTTGGGAGAAGGCGATTATTTAATGGTGGCCTTCGAAGAAAAGGGCGGTACTTTTAAATTGCTGCGCCGAGATTCGCCCCTCGCTTTTCATTCGGATACAATTCGATTACGACCTGATAGTCTGTACCTCTATGACTTGGTTCTCTTCGAGCCCGAACCCGACTTTCGCTTTCTGAATGCCAAGCAGAAAAACTCCTCTAAGATTCAGTTTGCCTTCAATAAGGAGGCCTCTAATTTTAAAGTGGAACCCCTAGGGAGAGCGGCGGATTCTTCATTTTTTCTTTGGAATAAGGACAAGGATACATTGAACTACTACTTCTCTTTCAAGGCAGATAGTTTGCAGTTCAAATTGAATTACGATAGCCTGTTTGTGGATTCTATCTACACTATTCGCCTGCGGGAAATGAAGGAACCTGAATTAAGTATTAATACGGCGATAAAACAATTGCGGCCCTGGGATAGCTTGCCCTTTCGATCTAGCATGCTTCTCAAAGGCTGGAACCCCGATTCGATTTATAAGATTAATGATAAAGACACCCTTAATGTGAGCCTGCTGCCCGATAGTACCGATCCTTTTTTATGGTATTTGCCTCCTCCTCATCCACGTTCCTTTAAGCTGCGTTTTAAGCCCGGTGCTTTTTATAGCGAGAAACTTCAATTGGAAGATTCTGTAGATTTCAAGGTTGACATACTGAAAGGCGAAGATTTAGGCACCTTGACCTTTAAGGTGGTGGCCGATTCGGCGAAAGCCATGATTTTACAAATAGTTGAAGAAAATGACCGGATATTGCTGGAGCAATCCTTCCGCGATTCAACCTCAGTATTGCTTAAAAACACCTTTCCTCGAAAATTAAAGGCCTTTATCATTATTGATGAGGATGGAAATGGTGAGTATACTACCGGAGATTTTTACCAGGGTCGGCAGGCGGAAAAACGCGTTCCTTATCGGGAAGAATTGGAGATTCGTGCCAATTGGGAATTGGAGTTGGAATGGCGATATCGTGCAAAGCAAGCTATCAACAAAGAGCCGTTGTTAAAATCTGACAGTACTGCTGTAGGGCAATAA